The Dendropsophus ebraccatus isolate aDenEbr1 chromosome 10, aDenEbr1.pat, whole genome shotgun sequence genome has a segment encoding these proteins:
- the GTF3C3 gene encoding general transcription factor 3C polypeptide 3, with protein sequence MSGFSPELIDYLEGKISFEEFEKRREERQARERKETSNLGFPEHTECDTDDANVPSTSGKSLSKSNTVNEDKEEETSDGVSKSVQRVFASMIGEDDKDDGEDDDEEEDGEETSEQPSVGDVFALEMELNRENRKMMKAKRRRSKLPRALRGLMGEANIRFARGETEEAILMCMEIIRQAPLAYEPFSTLAMIYEDQGDMEKSLQFELIAAHLNPSDTEEWVRLAEMSLEQDNIKQAIFCYSKALKYNPTNVRYLWERSSLYEQVGEHKLAMDGYRRILNLLSPADGDRFMQLARDMAKIYYETNDVSSAIVIIEEAFSKHQNLVAIEDVNIAAELYISNNQYEKALEVITQFSGITLSRTDGAPEDSAEVTCHVPEGVPIDITVKMMLCLIHLNILEPVSPMLTSLMEQNPEEMGDLYLDVAEAFLDIGEYNSALPLLSALVCSEKYNLAVVWLRHADCLKALGHMEQAADSYCKVVDMAPLHLDARISLSTLQQQLGHPEKALEALEPMYDPDTLAQDANAAQQELKLLLHRSTLLYSQGKMFDYVDTLLTMLAMLLKIAMNRAQVCLISSSKSGERHLYLIKVSRDKISDTDEQEAANSDAKAIFTILTSVLSKDDWWNLLLKAIHALCDLGRYKEGELLVDSSLEYYSFYDDRQKRKELEYFGLSAAMLDKNFRRAYNYIRIMLMENVNKPQLWNIFNQVTMHSQDVRHHRFCLRLMLKNPDNLALCVLSGHNAFVSGSFKHALAQYVQAYRIKPEDPMYCLCIGLTFVHMASQKFVLKRHALLVQGFSFLNKYIDVRGPCQETYYNLGRALHQMGLTHLAIHYYQQALALPPLKLTGIDEDQVDLRRDIAFNLSLIYQGSGNTEMARSLLYTYCVV encoded by the exons ATGTCTGGGTTCAGTCCGGAGCTTATTGATTACCTGGAGGGGAAAATCTCCTTCGAGGAATTTGAGAAACGCAGAGAAGAGAGACAGGCGCGGGAGAGAAAG GAAACCTCAAATCTAGGATTTCCAGAACACACAGAATGTGACACAGATGATGCTAATGTCCCATCCACCTCTGGAAAATCCCTCTCCAAGTCTAATACAGTCAATGAGGATAAAG AGGAAGAAACGTCCGATGGCGTCAGCAAGTCGGTTCAAAGAGTATTTGCATCGATGATCGGAGAGGATGACAAAGACGATGGAGAGGATGACGACGAGGAAGAGGACGGAGAGGAAACCTCTGAACAGCCGTCTGTTGGGGATGTCTTTGCCCTGGAGATGGAACTTAACAGAGAAAACAGGAAGATGATGAAG GCTAAAAGACGTCGCAGTAAGCTCCCCCGAGCTCTCCGAGGCCTCATGGGAGAAGCCAACATCCGCTTTGCCCGAGGGGAGACAGAAGAAGCCATTCTGATGTGCATGGAAATCATTAGACAAG CTCCACTGGCTTACGAACCATTCTCAACGCTTGCAATGATCTATGAGGACCAAGGTGACATGGAGAAATCCCTGCAGTTTGAGCTCATTGCTGCCCACCTGAACCCAAGCGACACAGAAGAATGGGTCAGGCTGGCAGAGATGTCTTTGGAGCAAGATAACATCAAGCAAGCTATATTCTGCTACTCCAAAG ctctgaagtataatccTACCAATGTGCGTTATTTGTGGGAGCGATCCAGCCTGTATGAACAGGTCGGGGAACATAAACTGGCCATGGATGGGTATCGAAGGATCTTGAATCTGTTGTCTCCTGCTGATGGAGACCGTTTCATGCAGCTGGCGAGAGATATGGCAAA GATTTACTATGAAACCAATGATGTTTCCTCTGCCATTGTTATCATTGAAGAAGCGTTTTCCAAGCATCAGAATCTGGTGGCGATAGAAGATGTTAATATTGCTGCGGAGCTGTACATCTCCAACAACCAGTATGAGAAAGCACTTGAG GTTATTACTCAGTTTTCTGGAATTACACTAAGTAGAACTGACGGCGCTCCTGAGGACAGTGCAG AAGTCACGTGTCATGTGCCTGAAGGAGTTCCTATAGATATCACAGTGAAAATGATGCTTTGCTTGATCCATCTGAATATTCTGGAACCTGTCAGT CCCATGCTGACATCTTTAATGGAGCAGAACCCAGAGGAGATGGGAGACTTGTACTTAGACGTTGCTGAAGCTTTCTTGGACATTGGAGAATATAATTCAGCTCTTCCTCTGCTGAGTGCATTAGTGTGCTCCGAGAAATACAACCTGGCTGTTGTCTGGCTACGACATGCAG ACTGTTTAAAAGCCCTGGGACACATGGAGCAAGCTGCTGATAGTTACTGTAAGGTGGTGGACATGGCTCCTTTACATCTGGATGCAAGGATCTCCCTGTCTACTCTGCAGCAGCAACTCGGCCACCCAGAAAAAGCATTGGAGGCATTAGAACCTATGTACGATCCAGACACTTTGGCACAAGATGCAAACGCTGCACAGCAG GAACTAAAACTGCTGCTTCACCGATCTACCCTACTTTACTCTCAAGGAAAAATGTTTGACTATGTGGACACGTTACTCACAATGCTTGCCATGTTACTGAAA ATTGCAATGAATCGAGCACAAGTCTGTTTGATTTCCAGTTCAAAATCTGGAGAGAGACATTTATATCTGATTAAAGTCTCTAGAGACAAAATCTCCGACACTGACGAGCAAGAGGCGGCAAATTCTGATGCAAAAG CGATATTTACCATACTCACCAGCGTCCTATCCAAAGACGATTGGTGGAACCTTCTCCTGAAGGCAATCCATGCTTTATGTGACCTCGGCCGCTATAAGGAGGGGGAGCTGCTGGTAGACTCCTCTCTGGAGTATTACTCGTTTTATGATGACCGCCAGAAACGGAAGGAGTTGGAGTATTTTGGACTGTCTGCAGCTATGCTGGATAAGAATTTCAGGAGAGCCTACAATTACATAAG AATAATGTTGATGGAAAATGTGAACAAACCTCAGCTGTGGAATATCTTCAACCAAGTCACTATGCATTCTCAGGACGTAAGGCATCACCGCTTCTGCCTGAGGTTAATGCTCAAAAATCCCGACAACCTTGCCCTGTGCGTCCTTAGTGGTCACAACGCATTCGTATCCGGGAGCTTCAAACATGCGCTGG CTCAGTACGTCCAGGCCTATCGAATAAAGCCTGAGGATCCAATGTACTGCCTGTGCATTGGATTAACATTTGTCCACATGGCATCACAGAAGTTTGTCTTAAAAAGACATGCTCTGCTAGTGCAG GGGTTTTCATTTTTGAACAAATACATTGATGTACGAGGTCCCTGCCAAGAGACGTATTACAACCTGGGCCGTGCATTACACCAGATGGGTCTGACCCACCTAGCAATACATTATTACCAACAGGCCCTTGCGCTGCCACCACTTAAGTTGACG GGGATCGACGAGGACCAAGTTGACCTTCGGAGAGATATCGCTTTTAATTTATCCCTTATTTACCAGGGCAGCGGTAACACAGAAATGGCCCGGAGCCTTTTGTATACTTATTGTGTTGTTTAA